The Montipora foliosa isolate CH-2021 chromosome 1, ASM3666993v2, whole genome shotgun sequence genome has a window encoding:
- the LOC137970033 gene encoding uncharacterized protein, which translates to MVLCVTLGRWVLECIAHFLSEDLAWPMEGPCKPHDCAEIGTLQLEQSIKEELDIPVTNSTFWSDSTCMLQYIKNKSRRLHTFVENRLSIIHERSTPYQWRHVPSELNPADEVSRGLTVKDMINNSKWLNGPMLLRKKEESWPSNLTNVQNELSVDDPELKLDVQSHSQMTIFF; encoded by the coding sequence ATGGTGCTGTGTGTTACCTTAGGTAGGTGGGTGTTAGAATGCATTGCGCATTTCTTGTCAGAAGATCTCGCCTGGCCCATGGAAGGCCCATGTAAGCCCCATGACTGTGCCGAGATTGGAACTCTCCAGCTGGAACAGTCCATAAAGGAAGAATTGGACATTCCAGTTACAAACTCGACATTCTGGTCAGACTCAACATGCATGTTGCAGTACATTAAAAACAAGTCAAGAAGACTTCACACATTTGTGGAAAATAGGCTGTCCATTATTCACGAACGTTCGACCCCTTACCAGTGGAGACATGTACCTTCTGAGCTCAACCCAGCAGATGAAGTTAGTCGAGGTCTTACAGTGAAAGACATGATCAACAACAGCAAATGGTTGAATGGCCCGATGTTGTTACGCAAGAAAGAAGAGTCTTGGCCTAGCAATCTCACAAATGTTCAAAACGAGCTGTCAGTTGACGACCCAGAATTGAAACTTGACGTTCAGTCTCATAGCCAAATGAcgattttcttttaa
- the LOC137978280 gene encoding uncharacterized protein, translating into MASNEVVTVQSIIQEAQNCKIPWNEVTTPAIGEWLSLFAKVKGTCKEFLLASCLPTVSALMGNSVVEIFEDYEERVNLYMLALGGPSTGKTQSHKNCVTQPILNSLEGKVGGELLLEDATSKGLFKFFSRSENRVALCAIDECQEWFKEIVGFKSSASAPSMKRLLQCYDGSHWYEAKGNTNKRVGVPSAALALSCFMQPDAFLKFIMPRMVANDNGLLDRFLISLPSTAPVSISARMESSRNLRNTNLTSFERLYERIYAKHNTADRVKYGLSQEALDVYIRHMSDSESQAVTATSGHSKDDKNIIRLAAVLHMLYSVMEEALNQRTEHIPRKISERTLNEAIALSGYFEKQRAILQQCSALGEVRARNVISDQEIQEAILKHPGPFVTPKRIYRKFSSRTRPDGDNVRSQMLHLEGVGLGTVKQVERSLMFYKHMPGVANTETLATFGVSAEAYAQTFNQIDEGLTDSQKEAAVAEHPNGEAYDNYIESQR; encoded by the exons ATGGCGTCAAATGAAGTTGTCACCGTTCAATCCATTATTCAAGAAGCCCAAAACTGTAAAATTCCTTGGAATGAAGTGACCACACCTGCAATCGGAGAATGGCTCTCCCTATTTGCTAAAGTGAAAGGAACTTGCAAGGAGTTTCTACTCGCAAGTTGCCTTCCAACTGTAAGTGCGTTGATGGGAAATTCGGTGGTGGAAATTTTTGAAGACTATGAGGAGCGTGTTAATCTTTACATGCTGGCGCTTGGTGGACCGTCTACAGGCAAGACACAGAGCCATAAAAACTGTGTCACACAACCTATTTTAAATAGTCTTGAAGGAAAAGTCGGCGGGGAATTACTTCTTGAAGATGCCACCTCAAAGGGCCTCTTTAAGTTCTTCTCACGCAGTGAAAATCGTGTCGCGTTGTGTGCCATCGATGAATGCCAGGAATGGTTCAAAGAAATAGTGGGTTTTAAAAGCAGTGCTTCAGCGCCATCGATGAAGCGATTGCTTCAGTGTTATGATGGATCACACTGGTATGAAGCAAAGGGAAACACCAACAAAAGGGTCGGGGTTCCATCAGCGGCTCTTGCCCTCTCGTGTTTCATGCAACCAGATGCTTTTCTGAAGTTTATAATGCCAAGGATGGTAGCCAATGATAATGGTTTGCTTGACCGTTTCCTGATTTCGTTGCCATCAACAGCACCCGTGTCTATCTCTGCAAGGATGGAAAGTAGCAGAAACTTGAGAAATACCAACCTTACCTCATTTGAACGATTGTATGAAAGAATCTACGCGAAGCACAACACGGCAGACAGAGTGAAGTATGGTCTCTCACAAGAAGCACTCGATGTGTACATTAGGCATATGAGCGACAGCGAAAGTCAGGCAGTCACTGCAACTAGCGGGCATTCTAAAGACGACAAAAACATTATACGACTGGCTGCAGTCCTGCACATGTTGTACTCTGTGATGGAAGAAGCCCTTAACCAGAGGACTGAACATATCCCCAGAAAAATAAGTGAGCGCACCTTAAACGAAGCCATAGCGCTTTCCGGCTATTTCGAGAAGCAACGGGCCATTCTACAACAG TGTTCGGCACTTGGCGAGGTGAGGGCGAGAAACGTGATCAGTGATCAGGAAATACAGGAGGCCATTCTGAAACATCCTGGTCCGTTTGTCACACCGAAAAGGATCTACAGGAAATTCAGTTCCAGGACCAGACCAGACGGGGATAATGTTCGAAGTCAAATGCTTCATTTGGAGGGAGTCGGCTTGGGTACTGTGAAGCAGGTTGAAAGGTCGCTTATGTTTTACAAACATATGCCTGGAGTAGCCAATACTGAAACGTTAGCAACGTTTGGTGTTTCAGCCGAGGCTTACGCACAAACATTTAACCAAATAGATGAGGGATTGACTGACTCACAAAAAGAGGCCGCGGTTGCTGAACACCCAAATGGCGAAGCATACGACAACTACATCGAATCCCAAAGGTGA